Below is a genomic region from Candidatus Methylomirabilota bacterium.
CCGGATCCGGGACGCGCTCCGATCGCCGATCGCGATCGCGCTTCTGATCAGCAGCCTCGTCGTGCTGGGAATCATCGCGCTGCGGACCGGCGGCGCCCTCGAATCACTCGAGCTGACAGCCTACGACTGGTACTTGCGCGCGCAGCCGGCGACGTCGATGGACCGTCGGATCGTGCTCGTCACCATCACCGAAGAGGACATCCAACGCCTCGGGCACTGGCCGCTGACCGACGCGACAGTGGCCGACGCCCTCACGCGGCTCCTCGCCTACCGTCCCCGGGCGATCGGCCTGGACCTTTACCGCGACCTGCCGGTGCCGCCCGGCCGCTCAGACCTCGACGCCGTGCTGAAGGCCGATCGCCGTGTCGTGGTCGTGACCAAGATCGGCGAGGGCACATCAGACGGCATCCCGCCGCCGTCCGCGCTGGCCAACAGCGATCAGGTCGGCTTCAGCGACGTGGTCGTGGATCGCGGAGGCATCGTCCGCCGCGGTTTGCTGTTCCTCGATCGTCGCGACACCATCGCCTACTCGTTCGCCCTGCGTCTCGCGCTGCTCTACCTGCAGGCCGAGAACATCGGCCCGCAATCTGACTCGCGCAACCCCGAACATCTTCGCCTCGGGCGCACGACGATCCGCCCGCTCGAGGCCCACGAAGGACCCTACGCGCGCGCCGACACCGGTGGGTATCAGTTCTTGCTCGATTTCCATGGCCTGCAAAGGGGATTCCCCAGCTTCTCGTTCCGACATCTTCTGGAGGATCGGATCGAGCCGGCCGCCTTGCGTGACGCGATCGTCATCCTCGGAGTCGCAGCCGAAGGCAGCAAGGACTTCTTTTATACGCCCTACAGCCGCGGCCGCGATGCCGATCAGCAGATTTCCGGCATTGCCCTACACGGTCACATCGCGAGCCAGCTCTTGCGCATGGCCCTCGAAGGGGCTTCGCCGCTCCGCGCCGTCGAGGCCGGGCACGCCGCGTTGTGGATCGCGCTCTGGAGCCTGCTGGGTGGAGTGGCCGGTCTGGCCTCCCGCTCGGCCTGGCGCTTTGCCCTGATCGCCGGCGGTGGGCTGTTGGCGCTCGGCGGCCTCGTGTATGTCGGCTTCCGGTTGGGATGGTGGGTTCCTTTGATTCCACCGGCGCTGGGCTGGTTCGGCGCGGCGACCCTGGTGACCGCGTACACCTCGTATTGGGAAAAGGCGCAGCGAGCCCAGCTCATGGGGCTGTTCTCGCGGCACCTGTCGCCGGAGATCGCCGACGCGGTCTGGAGGCAGCGTCATGAATTTCTCGACGGGGGGCGCCCTCGTCCCCAGCGCCTGACCGCCACCGTGCTGTTCACCGATCTCGTCGGCTACACGTCTCTGTCGGAGGACCGCTCTCCCCAGAGCCTCGTCGAATGGCTCAACGTCTACATGGAGGCGATGGCCCAGCCCGTGATCGAGAACGATGGCTTGATCAACCAGTACATCGGTGACTCCATCATGGCCCTCTTCGGCGCTCCGTTTCCCCGAGCGACGGCCGCCGAGGTCAGCCGGGACGCGGTCAACGCGGTCGAGTGCGCGCTCGGCATGGAACGGAACCTTCAGGCGCTCAACCGACGCTGGCAAAGTGAGGGGCTGCCGACGGCCGCGATGCGGATCGGGATTTTCACCGGGCCCGTGGTCGGAGGCAGCGTCGGGAGTGCCCAGCGGCTCGCGTACACCGTGATCGGCGATACGGTCAACACAGCCTCGCGGCTCGAAAGCTACGCCAAGGATCTCTTCTTCGACGATCCGCTCGGCCACCCCTGCCGAATCTTGATCGGGGCGACCACCGCCAGCCACCTGGGCGAGCGGTTCGAGCTGGAGGCGGTCGGGGAGGTCGAGCTGAAGGGCAAGCAGCGGAAGGTCGCGATCTATCGCGTCGTCGGACACCGGCGAATCCAAGAATGAGACCGACGGTGGCCTCATAACGCGACCATGACTCCGGCTCCGGCGAGCTGCAGGGCCATGAGAGAGAGGCCGAGAATCGCACGACGCTCCACCAGGCGGTTGGCGAGCGCCGCTGACTAAGACACGGAGGACAGGAGGAGCACCGTGAAGACAACCGCAGTCCTCACATTGTCGGTCTGGGTCGTAGCCGGACCGCTCGATCTCGGCCTCGTTGGCATTCCCGCCCCGGTCACGCCGCTCTCCGCGCAGCCGACGACGGCCAGTCAGCCCGTGTACAAGCCCCCACGTCGCGGCGCGCCGGGCGGAC
It encodes:
- a CDS encoding adenylate/guanylate cyclase domain-containing protein, which produces MRAARRIRDALRSPIAIALLISSLVVLGIIALRTGGALESLELTAYDWYLRAQPATSMDRRIVLVTITEEDIQRLGHWPLTDATVADALTRLLAYRPRAIGLDLYRDLPVPPGRSDLDAVLKADRRVVVVTKIGEGTSDGIPPPSALANSDQVGFSDVVVDRGGIVRRGLLFLDRRDTIAYSFALRLALLYLQAENIGPQSDSRNPEHLRLGRTTIRPLEAHEGPYARADTGGYQFLLDFHGLQRGFPSFSFRHLLEDRIEPAALRDAIVILGVAAEGSKDFFYTPYSRGRDADQQISGIALHGHIASQLLRMALEGASPLRAVEAGHAALWIALWSLLGGVAGLASRSAWRFALIAGGGLLALGGLVYVGFRLGWWVPLIPPALGWFGAATLVTAYTSYWEKAQRAQLMGLFSRHLSPEIADAVWRQRHEFLDGGRPRPQRLTATVLFTDLVGYTSLSEDRSPQSLVEWLNVYMEAMAQPVIENDGLINQYIGDSIMALFGAPFPRATAAEVSRDAVNAVECALGMERNLQALNRRWQSEGLPTAAMRIGIFTGPVVGGSVGSAQRLAYTVIGDTVNTASRLESYAKDLFFDDPLGHPCRILIGATTASHLGERFELEAVGEVELKGKQRKVAIYRVVGHRRIQE